A genomic window from Maridesulfovibrio sp. includes:
- a CDS encoding YbaB/EbfC family nucleoid-associated protein: MKGMNDLVRQAQVMQRKMTALQEDLKTREVESSAGGGMVNVKVNGSSEVLEIKIDPTIVESGDVEMIQDLVLAAVNDANKKAKAMMESEMSAITGGMNIPGMF; this comes from the coding sequence ATGAAAGGTATGAACGATCTCGTACGTCAGGCTCAGGTTATGCAGCGTAAAATGACAGCTCTGCAGGAAGATCTTAAAACTCGCGAAGTTGAAAGCTCCGCAGGTGGCGGAATGGTTAACGTTAAAGTTAACGGTTCTTCCGAAGTGCTCGAAATCAAAATCGACCCCACCATCGTTGAATCCGGTGACGTTGAAATGATTCAGGATCTCGTACTTGCTGCTGTTAACGACGCCAATAAAAAGGCTAAAGCCATGATGGAGTCCGAAATGTCTGCCATCACCGGCGGTATGAACATTCCCGGCATGTTCTAA
- the dnaX gene encoding DNA polymerase III subunit gamma/tau: MSTSNLTAKYRPQTFGEVAGQEAVKTILSRAAAQDKVAPAYLFSGTRGVGKTTIARIFAKALNCKNAPTAEPCNVCDNCRQITAGIGVDVVEIDAASHGKVDDARRLKEDIGYAPIEFRYKVFIIDEAHMLTVQAFNALLKTLEEPPPHATFIMATTETHKFPATIISRCQHYAFKMLTNDELTAHLSNILNMEQIEFEQGAIDLIAKRGAGSVRDSMSLLGQVLALGSEKLLEGDVRSILGLAGRDVFFSLMQAIHARDLVAVGETVQQVLGRGLDLGFFIRELGNCWRNMFLLNQSGERAIPLLGLSSEEAAEFMKWAQTFDRSFIHACWQMTVDGQRRVMTSLEPAMALELLLLNMASLTDLISMERAGALASAAPSNQGAPQAPPTQQNPPRQSSMGPQSGQTPPWQSSGQQNMQPPQQQQISPQNQGMAPHGIPANGRPMGRTESGAPAGKRSVNEMGSDDSSLPDAAGSFSGIETQLPVPESENPAPNSAPVLTRVPEPAPPKPSFPASVSGPRDFEGFLKFVADSGNDSISGLNKCKGELIDGKLVLTCANSFHQGQVAGRETRGVVERLVSEYFGSDIELEVANGKKGKRKSRQEIRDEVEAHPDVKRVMESFGASIISIDPRKDI; encoded by the coding sequence AACTATCCTTTCCCGTGCTGCGGCACAGGACAAGGTCGCTCCCGCGTATCTTTTCAGCGGAACACGGGGCGTTGGCAAGACCACTATTGCCAGAATTTTCGCCAAGGCGCTTAACTGCAAGAACGCACCTACCGCCGAACCCTGCAACGTATGTGATAACTGCCGCCAGATAACCGCAGGCATAGGTGTTGATGTGGTCGAGATTGATGCCGCGTCACATGGTAAGGTCGACGATGCGCGCAGACTCAAGGAAGATATCGGTTATGCGCCGATAGAGTTTCGTTACAAGGTTTTCATCATCGATGAAGCGCATATGCTCACCGTGCAGGCTTTTAACGCCCTGCTGAAAACCCTAGAAGAGCCGCCGCCGCATGCAACTTTCATCATGGCGACCACGGAAACCCACAAATTCCCGGCCACCATCATCAGCCGCTGCCAGCATTATGCTTTCAAGATGCTGACCAACGATGAACTGACTGCGCATCTTTCAAATATCCTGAATATGGAGCAGATAGAATTCGAGCAGGGCGCCATCGACCTTATCGCCAAACGCGGCGCTGGCAGTGTGCGTGACTCCATGTCCCTTCTGGGACAGGTTCTGGCTCTTGGCAGCGAGAAACTGCTCGAAGGTGACGTCCGGTCCATTCTCGGACTTGCTGGACGCGATGTCTTTTTTTCGCTCATGCAGGCAATTCATGCTCGTGATCTTGTTGCTGTTGGCGAAACTGTGCAGCAGGTTCTCGGCCGTGGACTTGATCTTGGTTTTTTTATTCGTGAATTAGGCAACTGCTGGCGGAATATGTTCCTGCTCAACCAGTCCGGTGAGCGTGCAATTCCGTTGCTCGGTCTTTCTTCCGAAGAAGCAGCTGAATTCATGAAGTGGGCGCAGACTTTTGATCGGTCTTTTATCCATGCCTGCTGGCAGATGACCGTGGACGGGCAGCGCAGGGTTATGACCAGCCTTGAACCGGCCATGGCTCTTGAATTGTTGTTGCTGAACATGGCCAGCCTGACCGATCTGATTTCCATGGAGCGGGCCGGGGCGCTTGCGTCCGCAGCTCCCTCCAATCAGGGCGCGCCGCAAGCTCCGCCGACGCAGCAGAATCCTCCCAGACAGTCCTCCATGGGACCGCAGAGCGGACAGACTCCGCCGTGGCAGAGCAGTGGGCAGCAGAATATGCAGCCGCCGCAGCAGCAACAGATCTCGCCTCAGAATCAAGGCATGGCGCCGCATGGTATACCTGCCAACGGGCGTCCAATGGGCCGCACCGAGTCCGGCGCTCCGGCTGGCAAGCGTTCCGTTAATGAGATGGGATCTGATGATTCCTCTCTCCCTGACGCGGCAGGTTCTTTCTCCGGCATAGAAACACAACTTCCTGTACCTGAATCCGAGAATCCGGCTCCGAATTCCGCTCCTGTTCTGACTCGTGTTCCAGAGCCAGCACCGCCAAAGCCGTCATTTCCGGCTTCGGTAAGCGGGCCGCGCGATTTTGAGGGGTTCCTGAAATTCGTTGCCGATAGTGGAAACGATTCCATCTCCGGTCTGAACAAGTGCAAGGGAGAACTGATTGACGGTAAGTTGGTCCTGACCTGTGCCAACTCTTTTCATCAGGGGCAGGTGGCCGGGCGGGAAACCCGTGGGGTTGTCGAACGGCTTGTGTCTGAATATTTCGGTTCTGATATTGAACTGGAAGTTGCAAACGGCAAGAAGGGCAAACGTAAAAGCAGGCAGGAAATTCGTGATGAGGTGGAAGCCCATCCGGATGTGAAAAGGGTAATGGAGTCCTTCGGGGCAAGCATTATTTCCATTGATCCGCGTAAAGATATTTAG
- the recR gene encoding recombination mediator RecR — MDNLPEPLRVVAQELAKLPGLGPKSALRIALTMLKMPKEKVAGIGQSVIDLREKLCICEQCASITDTCPCKICSDPKREHDKLCLVSEWDSLLAIEEMGLYRGYYLVLGGLLSPLDGVTPQQLEFQKLEERLAKGEVKELILALGATIDAEATASFIKNMVESKFPDVELSRLAQGIPIGSEVKYTDKETLRQSLEYRQKL; from the coding sequence ATGGATAATTTACCTGAGCCGTTACGGGTTGTTGCACAGGAACTGGCAAAACTTCCCGGTCTTGGCCCCAAGTCCGCGCTGCGTATTGCTCTTACCATGCTGAAGATGCCTAAAGAAAAGGTTGCCGGCATCGGGCAGAGCGTAATTGATCTGCGTGAAAAACTTTGTATCTGTGAGCAGTGTGCGAGCATTACTGATACATGTCCCTGTAAGATCTGTTCTGATCCCAAGCGTGAGCATGACAAGCTTTGCCTTGTTTCGGAATGGGATTCTCTGCTTGCTATCGAGGAAATGGGGCTTTATCGCGGTTATTACCTTGTGCTGGGCGGGTTGCTCTCCCCACTCGACGGGGTGACTCCGCAGCAGCTGGAATTCCAGAAGCTTGAAGAACGTCTTGCCAAGGGCGAAGTCAAGGAACTTATTCTTGCATTGGGCGCAACTATTGATGCCGAAGCCACTGCTTCATTCATTAAGAATATGGTCGAAAGTAAATTTCCGGATGTGGAATTGTCCCGCCTCGCGCAGGGCATCCCCATAGGATCGGAAGTTAAGTACACCGACAAGGAAACGCTTCGCCAGTCATTGGAATACAGGCAGAAACTGTAA